The proteins below are encoded in one region of Canis lupus dingo isolate Sandy chromosome 30, ASM325472v2, whole genome shotgun sequence:
- the RPAP1 gene encoding RNA polymerase II-associated protein 1, with amino-acid sequence MLSRPKPGESEVDLLRFQSQFLAAGAAPAVQLVKKGNRRGGDTNLDQPLLQDHRDVVTLDNLPDSPPALVPAPSKRARPSPGCLLPEHEDPEERLNRHDQHITAVLTKIIERDTSSVTVNLPVPSGVAFPPVFHRSQERQGRSAISGKRSIFAQEIAAKRASEAKVPPVREVVSSLDPPEGAVSYEALAPREQGCQLPWGSPGFQGPHLVTGKGLRSQDAEQEAQTIHEENIAKLQAMAPEEILQEQQRLLAQLDPSLVAFLRSRSHTHEQAGEKATEEQRPGGHSVEVTGEELIVPISAKEPRQEDDLDPEAPALALPVNPHKEWVHMDTVELEKLHWTQDLPPLRRQWTQERMQARFSLQGELLAPDVDLPTHLGLHHHGEEAERAGYSLQELFHLTRSQVSQQRALALHVLAQVISRAQAGEFGDRLVGSVFRLLLDAGFLFLLRFSLDDRVDGVIAAAVRALRALLVAPGDEELLDTTFSWYHGALVFPLMPSQEDKEDDEDEDEEPPAEKAKRKSPEKGNQPPSDLARRDVIKGLLATNLLPRLRYVLEVTCPAPSVVLDILAVLIRLARHSLESATRVLECPRLIETVVREFLPTNWSPVGVGPAPSLYKVPCATAMKLLRVLASAGRNIAARLLSGFDLRSRLCRFIAEAPQEMALLPEEAEMMSTESFRLWAVAASYGQGGDLYRELYPVLMRALQSVPEELSTQPPQPLSVQRIASLLTLLTRLTLAASSTAPEPSSDCAEASLSATPSSITWTQVSGLQPLVELCLRQTLKLLPRPQMWHALGPVPTACLLFLDAYYQAWSQQPNLCPEDWLQDMERLSEDLLLPLLRTPSLGSLWDSLGCCSPLCNPQFCAPAPEAVPSLVSLGSAGGRPSLWLPGSASPFPFLTALLSLFNTLARIHKGLCDQLATVLATPGLQNYFLQCLAPVAAPFLTPFSAWALRHEYHLQYLALILAQRVATVQPALVINAALHHSMVLALLSRLLPGSEHLAHELLLSCVFRLEFLPERASGGLEAADFSDRLSLGSSKDSGCGRGVLLAQACQDLPSIRSCYVTHCPLARASLLASQAWYRGELWQVQTLLLPVPKEPLLPTDWPFLPLIHLYHQASDTPSGLPPADTISTALRALQWVLVLESWRPQALWAVPPAARLARLMCVFLVDGELFRETPIQHLVAALLARLCQPKVLPDLRLDCPLPGLASFPDLYANFLEHFEAVSYGDHLFGALVLLPLQRRFSVTLRLALFGEHVGALRALGLPLTQLPVSLECYTEPPEDNLVLLQLYFWTLVTGVLCPRWCPVLYAVAVAHVNSFIFSQDPKSSDEVKAARRSLLQKTWLLADEGLRQHLLHYKLPNSALPEGFELYPQLPPLRQQYLQRLTSGMLQNGLSEA; translated from the exons ATGCTGTCGAGACCAAAGCCAGGCGAGTCAGAGGTGGATTTGCTGCGCTTCCAGAGTCAGTTTCTTGCAGCTGGTGCAGCTCCAGCAGTACAACTGgtgaagaaaggaaataggagAGGTGGTGACACTAACCTGGACCAGCCTCTGCTGCAAGATCATCGGGATGTGGTGACACTGGACA atctCCCAGATTCACCCCCAGCTTTGGTTCCTGCTCCTTCAAAGAGAGCTAGACCCAGCCCTGGCTGTCTCCTACCAGAACATGAGGACCCTGAAGAGAGGCTGAACAGGCATGATCAGCACATCACTGCTGTCCTGACAAAAATTATT GAACGAGATACAAGTTCAGTGACAGTGAATCTGCCTGTGCCCAGTGGTGTTGCTTTCCCTCCTGTGTTCCATCGCTCACAGGAGAGACAA GGGAGGTCAGCAATATCTGGCAAGAGAAGCATCTTTGCCCAAGAAATTGCAGCAAAGAGAGCATCCGAAGCCAAGGTTCCACCAGTTAGAGAAGTTGTATCTTCCCTGGATCCACCAGAGG GTGCTGTGTCCTATGAGGCACTCGCAcccagggagcagggctgccAGCTTCCATGGGGCAGCCCTGGCTTCCAGGGACCCCATCTGGTCACAGGGAAGGGGCTCAGGAGCCAGgatgctgagcaggaagcccagacCATCCATGAAGAGAACATAGCAAAACTGCAAGCCATGGCTCCTGAGGAGATCCTTCAGGAACAGCAGCGGTTGCTGGCTCAGCTCG ATCCCAGCTTGGTTGCCTTCTTGAGGTCTCGCAGCCATACCCATGAGCAAGCAGGAGAGAAGgccacagaggagcagaggccaggaggacactCTGTTGAGGTCACCGGAGAGGAGCTCATTGTGCCAATTTCTGCAAAGGAGCCCAGACAGGAAGATGATCTGGATCCAGAAGCCCCAG CTCTGGCGCTGCCTGTGAACCCCCACAAAGAATGGGTGCACATGGACACCGTGGAGCTAGAGAAGCTCCACTGGACCCAGGATCTGCCTCCGCTCCGGAGGCAGTGGACGCAGGAG AGGATGCAGGCCCGATTTAGTCTTCAGGGAGAGCTGCTGGCCCCTGATGTGGACCTGCCCACCCATCTGGGCCTGCACCACCATGGAGAAGAAGCAGAG AGAGCAGGATACTCCCTACAGGAGCTATTCCACCTGACACgcagccaggtgtcccagcagAGAGCACTAGCGCTGCATGTGTTGGCCCAGGTCATCAGCAGG GCCCAGGCTGGTGAGTTTGGGGACCGGCTAGTGGGCAGTGTCTTTCGCCTCCTTTTGGATGCTGGTTTCCTCTTCCTGCTGCGCTTCTCCCTGGATGACAGAGTGGATGGGGTCATTGCAGCCGCCGTCCGGGCGCTTCGGGCTCTGCTGGTGGCTCCCGGAGATGAG GAGCTCCTCGACACCACCTTCTCCTGGTACCACGGAGCTTTGGTGTTCCCTCTGATGCCCAGCCAGGAAGACAAGGAGGACGATGAGGATGAAGATGAAGAGCCTCCAGCagagaaagcaaaaaggaagagCCCTGAGAAAGGAAACCAGCCTCCATCTGATCTGGCTCGACGTGACGTCATCAAG GGGCTTCTGGCTACCAATCTGCTGCCTCGGCTACGCTACGTGCTAGAGGTAACCTGCCCAGCACCTTCTGTGGTCCTTGACATCCTGGCTGTGCTCATCCGTCTGGCCCGGCATTCCCTGGAGTCAGCCACAAgg gtCCTAGAGTGTCCTCGGCTAATAGAGACTGTGGTTCGAGAGTTCCTGCCTACCAACTGGTCTCCTGTGGGAGTGGGGCCTGCCCCCAGTCTATACAAAGTGCCCTGTGCCACTGCCATGAAACTACTTCGTGTCCTGGCCTCGGCTGGTAGGAATATTGCTGCCCGGCTG CTGAGCGGCTTTGACCTCCGGAGTCGCCTGTGCCGCTTTATAGCAGAGGCTCCCCAGGAAATGGCCTTGCTCCCAGAGGAAGCTGagatgatgagcactgagtcctTCCGTCTGTGGGCTGTGGCTGCCTCCTACGGCCAGGGTGGTGACCTTTACAG GGAGCTGTACCCAGTGCTGATGCGGGCCCTGCAGTCTGTGCCAGAGGAGCTCAGCACCCAGCCCCCTCAGCCCCTGTCTGTACAGCGGATAGCCTCCTTGCTCACTCTCCTCACCCGGCTGACCCTGGCAGCCAGCAGCACTGCGCCTGAGCCCAGCAG TGACTGTGCTGAGGCCAGTCTGTCGGCCACCCCTTCCTCCATCACTTGGACACAGGTGTCTGGGCTCCAGCCTCTTGTGGAGCTCTGTCTCAGACAGACCTTGAAGTTGCTGCCAAGACCCCAGATGTGGCATGCCCTGGGCCCAGTGCCTACTGCCTGCCTGCTCTTCCTGGATGCATACTACCAGGCCTGGAGCCAGCAG CCAAATCTGTGCCCAGAGGATTGGCTTCAGGATATGGAGCGCCTGTCAGAGGACCTGCTGCTACCCCTGCTGCGCACACCCTCTCTGGGCAGCCTGTGGGATTCTCTTGG GTGCTGCTCCCCTCTCTGTAACCCACAATTCTGTGCTCCGGCCCCTGAAGCCGTCCCCAGCCTCGTGTCACTGGGCAGCGCAGGAGGCCGCCCCTCTCTCTGGCTGCCTGGCTCAGCCTCACCCTTCCCGTTCCTCACggcccttctctctcttttcaacaCCTTGGCCCGGATCCACAAGGGGCTATGTGACCAG CTGGCCACCGTATTGGCtaccccaggactccagaactACTTCCTCCAATGTTTGGCTCCTGTGGCTGCCCCATTCCTCACACCCTTCTCTGCGTGGGCCTTGCGCCATGAGTACCACTTGCAGTACCTGGCACTCATCCTGGCCCAGAGAGTG GCAACAGTTCAGCCAGCCCTGGTCATCAATGCTGCCCTTCATCATAGTATGGTCTTGGCCCTGCTGAGCCGACTGCTGCCTGGAAGTGAGCACCTTGCCCACGAGCTCCTGCTGAGCTGTGTATTCCGACTGGAGTTCCTCCC GGAAAGAGCATCAGGGGGTCTGGAGGCCGCTGACTTCTCTGACCGGCTGTCCTTAGGGAGCAGCAAGGACTCTGGGTGTGGGCGAGGGGTTCTGCTGGCTCAGGCTTGCCAGGACCTCCCCAGCATCCGCAGCTGCTACGTGACCCACTGCCCACTGGCCCGAGCCAGCCTGCTAGCCTCTCAGGCCTGGTACCGAGGGGAGCTGTGGCAAGTCCaaaccctgctgctccctgtgccTAAGGAGCCACTGCTGCCTACTGACTGGCCTTTCCTGCCACTGATCCACCTCTACCACCAGGCCTCAGACACTCCCTCGGGGCTCCCTCCTGCTGACACCATAAGCACGGCTCTGCGGGCCCTGCAGTGGGTGCTGGTCTTGGAGAGCTGGCGCCCCCAGGCCCTCTGGGCTGTACCTCCTGCTGCCCGCTTGGCACGGCTCATGTGTGTGTTCCTGGTGGACGGTGAACTCTTCCGGGAGACCCCAATACAACATCTGGTGGCAGCCCTCCTGGCCCGGCTCTGCCAGCCTAAAGTCCTGCCAGACCTCAGGCTGGATTGCCCCCTTCCCGGCCTTGCATCTTTCCCTGACCTCTATGCCAACTTCCTGGAGCATTTTGAGGCTGTCTCTTATGGGGACCACCTCTTTGGAGCTCTGGTTCTCCTTCCCCTGCAGCGTCGGTTCAGCGTCACTTTGCGCCTCGCCCTTTTTGGGGAGCATGTGGGAGCCCTGCGAGCTCTgggcctgcctttgacccag TTGCCTGTGTCCTTGGAATGCTATACGGAGCCTCCTGAAGACAACCTGGTCCTCCTTCAGCTCTACTTCTGGACCCTGGTTACTGGTGTGCTGTGTCCACGTTGGTGCCCTGTGCTGTATGCTGTGGCTGTGGCCCATGTCAACAGCTTCATCTTCTCCCAGGACCCAAAGAGCTCA GATGAGGTAAAGGCTGCCCGCAGGAGCCTGCTACAGAAAACTTGGCTGCTGGCAGATGAG GGTCTCCGGCAGCACCTTCTCCACTATAAACTCCCTAATTCTGCCCTCCCAGAAGGCTTTGAACTATATCCCCAGTTGCCCCCTCTGCGTCAGCAGTACCTCCAGAGACTGACCTCAGGGATGCTCCAAAATGGGCTATCAGAGGCCTAG